The following is a genomic window from Prunus persica cultivar Lovell chromosome G7, Prunus_persica_NCBIv2, whole genome shotgun sequence.
TGTTGGCTACATGAACttattattttgggtttaTGTAAGGATCATGCATTGATGGTTTTCCTAGTCTTTGTAAAATGTGATTAATGAAGTTTTAATAAGATTATGTTggaataattttaaatataacaGGACTAACTTCAGTCTTTCTAATGCAGAAAAGTTCCGTTTCAGTGCTGAATTCATTGAGATGAGGCGTCAAGCATTGGATGTATTTGTTAATCGAATAGCTTCACATCATGAGCTTCAGCAAAGTGAGGATCTGAGAACATTCTTGCAGGCAGATGAAGAGGTGATGTTTCTAAACTGATGCCTTGAGTTACACAGTTCACTACTATGAAAGTCAATAGGTCACCTGTGTTGGACATCTGAAAAATAGCTGAACTGATTCTTTGTTGTGCACACAAAAACACATACCTCTAATAAGAATTTATATTGTATAATGTGCAAAGGCTTCAGAGTATTTGACATGTTTCTGTAACTTGTTCAGACAATGGAGAGATTAAGGTTTCATGAGACTGGTATCTTTAAGAAGAAGCCAGCAGATTTGATGCAAATCTTCAAGGTAACATAGACTCTGCACAATGTTCCAAAGATGAACAGTTTGCATGAgctattcattaaaaaaagaaaagcatttcATGAGTTATTAAGGAACATTCTGTAACTTCTTCTTATTTTGCATATGCTCTAGCTGGTACTTCtcattttcaataaatttagACAAGTGACCTGTAATGGGCACATTGTAAGGTTAATTTTCTGATTCAAGTACTGAAAATCTGTAGAAAATTGTCACTGTCATATTTATGACCTATGTTGTAGACATTGTGTAGCCAAATAGAAAAGCAGAACATTTATCTGTTGTGGAATATTTGAAGAAGAGAGCTCCTCGCAACCTCTGTCTTGAATGCAACATAACACTTTAGCCATCTGAGAGCATTATTTGGATTCTGTAAAGTCAGTTCTGCTTGATGATAAATCCAATTCTTTCAAATTCTTTCaatgtttaaaattttaaaaatttgctAAGTCTGTTGTCAAGTGAATCAAAAGGAGCAGTCCTTTATCCACTGCACAATTCATTCCTTGTGCATTTATGATCTCTATTGGACTGAATAGGCCACTTAAACTAGTACACTTTCCTTTTGGAGTGATTATCTGATTGAGCAATAACAGCACCTGCATGTTTGACAGGATGTACAATCTAAAGTGAGCGATGTTGTTCTTGGAAAGGAAAAGCCAGTGGAAGAGTCAAATCCAGAATATGAGAAGTTGAAACACTACATCTTTGAGCTTGAAAACCACTTGGCTGAAGCCCAGAAGCATGCATACCGTCTTGTAAAGAGGCACAGAGGTAATAACAATGAAGGCTTAACTTTATAGTAGTTATTATTTCTGTATCAGGTGCTCGCTTCTTTATTCTTAATTAGTACGTGTGTATAGGATAAAATTTGATTGTTTTTAACTATATTTATGCAGAGCTTGGACAGTCTCTCTCAGATTTCGGGAAAGCAGCCAAGCTCCTTGGAGCTTGTGAAGGTGATGCTCTTGGAAAGGCTTTCACCGAGCTTGGGGCAAAGTCAGAGGCATTATCAATCAGACTGCAAAAGGAGGTATGCTTCAATTGAGAACGCAGCATAAATTAGTGTTCCAGTGTGTACATTTTGTTGAGGTTGCCTCTCTGTGTATATGCCTGGTGTTGACTTTTGTTGTgcattatgttttatttaagaGCTTATCATGTTATATTGTAGTATTACTGTTCTTGTATTTCTTTGTAGGCTCACCAACTCTTAATGAATTTTGAAGAACCCTTGAAAGATTATGTTCGCGCTGTGCAATCTATTAAGGTGAGTGCAGTTTGACTTTATTAATGTTTTCAGAATATATCATCTCTCATtgcatttttctctttccccaTTAGATAATACTGTAGGTGTATGGCTTAAGCTTAAATATTGATCCTCAATATTTTTTCCTGTGGGAAAATCTAATTCATGGTTACAAATTATTGGTAGAATCTTATTCCTGCCCATTTGGCACTATACTTGTAGAATTTGTCCCCTCCCTTTCCGGATAATCTTTATATCTCATAAAAGCTGATCCTGGAAAAGTTAAGAAGTGGCTATGAATTATTTgtagaaatttttatttcccAACCTATTTTGGCCTTCTGGATAATCTTCATTTGTCATAGAAGCTGCTGATCCTTCTGCTTTTGTGTGTTGAAACAGGCCACGATAGCTGAGAGAGCAAATGCCTTCAGACAACAGTGTGAACTTGCTGAAACAATTAAGTTGAAGGAGATAAATCTGTATGCATCTAGCCAACTATTGTGTTTCTCTGCTTGTCTGAATTTACTGTTAGGCTGGCCACTTGTAAATCGAAAGCATAGACAAGTAGCCAGTATTAAAATGGCTGGCCTCTTCAAGTTTTTCAGTAAACAAAGAAAtgattaagaattaaaaattgcaaaaaaattgtagaTGACAACCAATTGATTCAACTAgagttggatttcactcaccATGTTGATTTAGACATCATGAtgctctttcttttctgtaaCTGTTTGTTGGTCTGATGATTGGTTTAATCCCTTTTTGTCAATTGGTTTGCAGTGAAAAACTCATGCTAACGCGATCAGACAGGGTTGGAGAAGCTGAGCACGAGTACAAAGGGGCAAGTCATCTGATGCAATAGTATATGGTGTACACATTAGGGATCTTCATTATTTGACTAGAATTCGTTTTGTGATGCAGTTGAAGGCTGAGGGTGAGGAAGCGAGTAGAAGATTTGAAACAATGGTGCGTCTGATGAACGAAGAGATTGTCCGTTTTCAGGAACAAAAAACAACAGACATGGGGATCGCTTTCCACGAATTTGCCAAAGGACAGGCACGCCTGGCAAATAGTATTGCAGATGCTTGGCGAAGTCTCCTCCCCAAGCTCGAAACTTGTTCCTCTGCATAgctattgaatttaaaaccAGAGCAGTATAATTCACTTGGTTCGTAGAGATGGCAGGGCAGCTCTTGCTTTGTAAAAACTGTCGACCTTCAGGAGTTTGTTCTGCTATTCTGGTGTTGTGCGAGTTGTGGTTTACAAATTTGTTTAAATCCATTTTAACTTATTACCTGTACAAATTCAGAGCTAATTGAAAAGCTTTACTATCTGCTTTGTCATTTGCAGAGCAAACCACGAATAGATTTTCATGTGTACCTCACACATTGGACTTATTTTCACATTTTGCTGTACTTTGAAATGTTGAATTTTCCTTGAGTTGaccattgaaattgaaatctaGTTATTTAGGGCGTGTTTGAGGatgtttttaaagaaaaatctattatGTGGGAAGTAtgtgattttttaattaaatattatgtgTATTTTTGACAATAATCTAAACaactctaaattaatctaatctacaCACCTATCTCAAATGTAGAAATGCAAGGTGTCATGTATCAAATCATTGTTAACGTCAATTGTACATACATGGGCTATTTTTTACCGTTAATGGAGTGCGGGCTATACATAAATCAATGGTCAGAAATTGCTCCCACGCAATTATAAAATGGTATTGGAGTATGAAGATTGGTTAGGGCAGGTAATTGAAAttaagatatgttaaagattCGATTAATTCTTgtataatacaaaaaaaatagaatgaagaaaaaaaaaactagaattggaaaaataatGTGATGTGGAGGGTGGGGTACGTGGTACTTTGCTGACGTGGCATGAACTGATTGGAAAAATGTATGAAGCGCTTCTCGCCAACCATTCCCTTCCCGCCTCgtaaaagaagatgaaaagaaagcaaagcaGCATATCCTCTAAAATTCCTTCTCCTTCCTCGTTTCTTCCTCCTATCCTATCCCACCTCTGAAttctaacaaaaaaaactcttcGTTTACTTAGCTTCAATTCAGCTAGCCATGGCCAATGCTGTGACTATGGGAGCGAGGTCACTCCCTTCCCACTCCGCACGTGTCAATTCCCACGTGCCattctctccccctctctcaCTGGCAGcttccaccaccaccagcagCCACGGCTTCTTCCTCAAGCTTAATTTACACTCCGGCCACTGCCACCGCCCAAATCAAACGACACCGGCCAGGGCGTCGTATGAGGAAAGAAACAGCCTCGTCCCTTCCGACGACGCTGAAGATGGCGTCTTGCTTGGGACCATGAAATTGCCCTCGGATACCGACGTTCCCAGATTCCAGATCTTGCTCTTCCAGGTACTATTTGTGTTATGTACTTATTATTTAAAGCGTATACCCTAACATCAAAGCTGGAATAGCTCAGCTGGTTAGAGCGTGTGGCTGTTAACCACAAGGTCGGAGGTTCGAACCCTCCTTCTAGcgctttttattcttttattctttcattttttcatatttttgttgatCTTAAAAGATAAGATGCTGTGTTTTGTTTAACAGTGGGCTAATAGTCTCGCCCAAGGAGCTAACTTGCCTCTCCCTTCGCCTTTAAAGGTACACATTACTCAACAATTcagttcttttctttcatttttgttagCATTTGCAGACTATGATCTGCCATGTTTTTGGATTATAGGTGAATGGAGCTCTAgtaaaatgtagagagaaaacttggagaagaagaagatgaaaatatcAGATTGTATTCTCACACTTAGTCATGCACAATCTGTGCATACCAATATATAtcagtaaaagaaaagaatattctCTCTTACATCAGCAAATCTAACCAATCATTAACTACCCTATGAGATAGCTACACTTGGCACAAATCAACTACACCTAAGAATATATCCTAGCTGTCCATTTGGACTGTGATCCAAAGGCTCATAATTTAAGTAACAAACTCAGCTAAATCTCTTATACTttaacactcccttctaagtGTTTAGCTGAAATAATTCCAAGCTTGCTCCTTAGATATTCAAACCTATTCCTTGCCAAAGCCTTAGTTACTGGGTTAATCTGAGTCTAATTATTGACTAATCCTTTTGGGGCATGTCGCGGAGGTGGCATGCGCTTCTTTGCGTTGTGACATTTGTTGGGTGTTTgcattaatatttttgttgctAATTGCATGGACACATTGGACAACACAAACATGTGCTACATGTATTATGACAATAGCATTGAGGCCTGTAGTGACATCTATCTGTCTCAGCCTCCTTGCAAAGTGTAATGGATTGAATAATCTTGTGCGCATTGCAATGGAACAGGTGGACAAAATTGCAGGTGGGACTAGATTGGGTTTTATTACAATTGGGGACGGGGAGACTGAGGTCCTTGTGTACATAGATTGCTTGGTTTTTCCAGCAGACGCTGATTCTGGGCCGATTTTCCGAGCTGTGAGAAATGGACGCTTGAAGGATAAGACGCCTCCTGGTGAGCCAAGAATCATGAGAAGTCTTATGCAGGCTCTTCAGAAGTCGGTTGAAATCGCTAGAGTGTAAACAAGTTTGCCATATATTTGTGATTATATGCGCTTTCTTATgtaatgcaaatatttgtaCTTTTCTTAAGTCCAAATAAATTTGGTCTCAGTGAAAGTTTGGTTTCAGCAAACAGATCATAGTTCTTGTTGTTTGTACATTTTTATGCTGTCGTGACCGAAGTCAGTTGAAATCGCTAGAGTGTAAACAAGTTTGCCATATATTTGTGATTATATGCGCTTTCTTATgtaatgcaaatatttgtaCTTTTCTTAAGTCCAAATAAATTTGGTCTCAGTGAAAGTTTGGTTTCAGCAAACAGATCATAGTTCTTGTTGTTTGTACATTTTTATGCTGTCGTGACCGAATGTGCGAACATGTTTGTGAACTCCAAGCAACCCTCTTAAGTTTTAACAACTGTGTCTGCTTCTGCAACATTCAATGCAAAAAAGGACTGGGATTGTCCAGAAACACCATTAAGGTGCTTTTTAACATGCAGACACAACACTAAACTACATTATATTGTTGCGCTCTGATTTTATATTGTTCTGATTTATGTCCTTTGTGCTGCTAGACTACATTATATTTGCTGTTTCTTGGATGTTATATGTTTGACAGGCCAAGGCATTGGGATGATAGTCTAAGAGCTTATTACTAGGTAATCATTCTCTCAACTTTGTCTTAACTAAACTCATTGGTTTCTTCaaagctaaaaaaaaaaggggaagtTGTAATCTTCAAAGCTTAAAAAAAGGAAGTTGAAGTTACTATTACACCTATTAAAAAAGGGCactaagaaacaaaattttatatcCAGTACTTTCCATGTTGGCAGTATACTCAGCTATAAGGTATCTTGAATCTGAGACTGAATCTCTCAAACTGTCGTTTGGTACTCCATTACTTCCCTTTCACCCTTTGTAAGACTTTGACAGTAAATAAGAAATTTCCCTGACTTCTTGATTTGAGacttaaaagaaaatggagaaacaAGCAACAACAGAAGGATTTTTTGATGATGGACACGAAGATGGTTATGACGCAGTTGTTGTGGGGTCTGGCTATGGTGGTTCTATTGCTGCTTGTCGGTTGTCTATGGCAGGCGTAAAGGTATGTCTAATTGAGAAAGGCCGGAGATGGGAATCTAAGGACTTTCCAACTGACAGCTCCAAAATCTTGTCTGCTATGAGGATGGAGAAACAGAACCTAGGCATTAGCTTTGGACGAAAAGATGCTTTGTTCCAGGTtattctctcttcctctgtttctttttcatgcTGTTATCTCATTGTGTTAGAAAGTGCAGCTCGGACAATATCTCCACGCTATATTGTCCttccttttttcaatttaaatccCACTAGTCATGGGGTCTTTATTTCCTTTAATTTCTGATGTTACTTGCTTACTATTGTGTATATACGGATGTTTTTACTACAACATAGAAACATATACAGTTTTCCCAAAACCTTGCACCTTGCAACTCATATATTAAACGTAAATGCAACGTGACTatagtgttttgttttgggattTGGGAGCTGTCAAACACCATGAACAAACTCATATTCAGTGATTACTGGATCTTATAAGGGAATAATATCGCCAGACATTTTGAgtggattttttaaaatcaatttatATGACCTTAGGCAGGTCATCTGGAAAAGATTCTAACTCTGTCGCATGGAAGTTAAAACCTATGTGATTACTTAAAATGCATCTATTATGATGGAAGTGTAGGTATATGAGCAAAATGATTCTCTAGCAGCAGTTGCCTGTGGGCTTGGTGGAGGTTCACTAGTGAATGCAGGAGTTATGGTTCCAACACCAGTTCGTGCGAGACGGCATCCAAAGTGGCCAAAGGAATGGGAAAGAAATTGGGATAACTGTGAAGCTTCTGCTGCAGCCATGCTGAAAGCACAGAGTATTCCTGTCAAATTTCCTATTGCGAAAGTTATGGAAGAAGTTTCTAATGGAGAGATTGGAGAAACTTTTGATACTTCAGTGAAGCTGAGTGTGAATTTTGACCCTGAAGAACCACTAGCCGATGCAATGGGTACCTGCTTAGCCTGTGGAAACTGTCTTTCTGGATGTCCTTATAATGCCAAAAGTTCTACCGATAAAAATTATCTACGTTCTGCAATCCAGGCATGCCTTATGTTATACTATATTGtggagaaaataataatatccaTTAGGATGTAAGAGACGTTTTTGTTTAAGTTTTAAGGTCACCCTCTCCACTAAAATCAGTGTTTCTTGTGAAGCAGGCAGGATGCGTTGTTAAAACAGAATGTCAAGTGCAGTATGTGGTTAGAAACCTGCATGAAAGCTTACAATATGAAGGAAaagttggaagaaaaaatagaagatgGTTTGTTTACTTCAATGAGATTGACCATATCACCTCTGATTTCGTAATCCTATCAGGTAAGAAACAGTCAAAGTAGGTATCTTCTGGAAATTTTGATCACAGAGATTCTAACAATTTCTAGACTTGGTTTTATCAGCTGGAGTTTTTGGCACAACTAAGATACTCTTCCAGTCACAAATGAGAGGACTAAAACTTTCAGAAGCACTCGGATCTGGATTCAGCTGTAACGGGAATACCGTGGCTTATCTTGCTGG
Proteins encoded in this region:
- the LOC18771494 gene encoding sorting nexin 1 isoform X2: MLTTRSVSGSSQSPRSPSSQPYLSVSVTDPVKLGNGVQAYISYRVITKTNFPEYQGPEKIVIRRYSDFVWLRDRLFEKYKGVFIPPLPEKSAVEKFRFSAEFIEMRRQALDVFVNRIASHHELQQSEDLRTFLQADEETMERLRFHETGIFKKKPADLMQIFKDVQSKVSDVVLGKEKPVEESNPEYEKLKHYIFELENHLAEAQKHAYRLVKRHRELGQSLSDFGKAAKLLGACEGDALGKAFTELGAKSEALSIRLQKEAHQLLMNFEEPLKDYVRAVQSIKATIAERANAFRQQCELAETIKLKEINLEKLMLTRSDRVGEAEHEYKGLKAEGEEASRRFETMVRLMNEEIVRFQEQKTTDMGIAFHEFAKGQARLANSIADAWRSLLPKLETCSSA
- the LOC18771620 gene encoding uncharacterized protein LOC18771620; its protein translation is MANAVTMGARSLPSHSARVNSHVPFSPPLSLAASTTTSSHGFFLKLNLHSGHCHRPNQTTPARASYEERNSLVPSDDAEDGVLLGTMKLPSDTDVPRFQILLFQWANSLAQGANLPLPSPLKVDKIAGGTRLGFITIGDGETEVLVYIDCLVFPADADSGPIFRAVRNGRLKDKTPPGEPRIMRSLMQALQKSVEIARV
- the LOC18771494 gene encoding sorting nexin 1 isoform X1, translating into MLTTQRSVSGSSQSPRSPSSQPYLSVSVTDPVKLGNGVQAYISYRVITKTNFPEYQGPEKIVIRRYSDFVWLRDRLFEKYKGVFIPPLPEKSAVEKFRFSAEFIEMRRQALDVFVNRIASHHELQQSEDLRTFLQADEETMERLRFHETGIFKKKPADLMQIFKDVQSKVSDVVLGKEKPVEESNPEYEKLKHYIFELENHLAEAQKHAYRLVKRHRELGQSLSDFGKAAKLLGACEGDALGKAFTELGAKSEALSIRLQKEAHQLLMNFEEPLKDYVRAVQSIKATIAERANAFRQQCELAETIKLKEINLEKLMLTRSDRVGEAEHEYKGLKAEGEEASRRFETMVRLMNEEIVRFQEQKTTDMGIAFHEFAKGQARLANSIADAWRSLLPKLETCSSA